The Pyrus communis chromosome 2, drPyrComm1.1, whole genome shotgun sequence genome includes a window with the following:
- the LOC137726267 gene encoding la-related protein 6A-like, with protein sequence MEGEEGPTVTTPADTTPTVITCGTDAPPPSPPHGSDISPVGSPGRASSEIQPHPSDDDPDQSCGTGGLSEDLKQKIIKQVEYYFSDENLPADKYMLSMIKKNKEGYVPISVIASFRKMKKLIQNNSSIAAALRESSLLAVSSNGKKVKRIHPLPLTENKDPKCTVLVENLPEDHSVENLKSILGEAGKIKDLYILDPHAIEVSTKGGKGKKLISNKLHALVKYDTVEAADKAVTTLNNEEDWRNGMRVKRLKQVGKYGQRKQPWRGFESEKSSGNRSNDQTGDEENHTVIVKHNDARTTDEEDGERVPKEKTGHRGRNRGLSGRQKYRGTNGFGHGTTSANHGIELWKPPPGPRMPDGTRGFTMGRGRTLSTAQS encoded by the exons ATGGAAGGCGAAGAGGGGCCGACCGTCACCACCCCCGCCGACACCACCCCCACCGTCATCACATGCGGCACCGACGCCCCCCCACCGTCTCCCCCGCACGGTTCTGATATCTCACCCGTTGGATCTCCCGGTCGCGCCTCCTCTGAGATTCAACCACATCCGTCGGATGATGACCCTGATCAATCGTGTGGGACTGGCGGTCTCTCTGAGGATCTCAAACAGAAGATTATTAAGCAG GTGGAATATTATTTCAGCGATGAAAACTTGCCTGCTGACAAGTATATGTTGAGTATGattaaaaagaacaaagaagGTTATG TTCCAATTTCAGTTATTGCTTcttttagaaaaatgaaaaagctcATCCAAAACAATTCGTCAATAGCGGCTGCATTGAGGGAGTCTTCCCTCCTT GCTGTGAGTTCGAATGGGAAGAAGGTGAAACGGATTCATCCCCTTCCATTAACTGAAAACAAGGATCCAAAG TGCACTGTCTTGGTGGAGAACCTACCTGAGGATCATTCAGTGGAGAACCTTAAGAGTATACTTGGTGAAGCTGGAAA AATAAAAGATTTGTACATACTCGACCCACATGCAATAGAAGTGTCTACAAAAGGCGGCAAGGGTAAGAAGCTGATTAGTAATAAG TTGCATGCCCTTGTGAAGTATGATACTGTGGAGGCTGCTGACAAAGCT GTCACTACTTTAAATAATGAAGAGGATTGGAGAAATGGCATGCGGGTGAAGCGTCTAAAACAAGTG GGGAAGTATGGACAGAGAAAACAACCCTGGAGGGGTTTCGAATCTGAGAAGAGTAGCGGCAACAGAAGTAATGATCAAACAGGAGACGAGGAGAATCATACTGTAATTGTGAAACATAATGATGCACGGACAACTGATGAAGAG GACGGAGAGCGAGTTCCCAAGGAGAAAACTGGGCATAGAGGTCGAAATAGGGGGCTATCAGGAAGGCAAAAATACCGTGGGACCAATGGATTTG GTCATGGAACTACTTCGGCCAATCACGGCATTGAACTTTGGAAGCCACCACCCGGCCCAAGGATGCCTGACGGAACCAGGGGATTCACAATGGGGCGAGGGCGGACTCTGAGCACAGCCCAGAGTTAG
- the LOC137725442 gene encoding protein BIIDXI-like, translating to MGRSSSSHKWVLPTLLLLGHLAAEISADDGPVPNGDFELTPSGGFSNDGAVDGPAGIPSWKANGTVELVESGQKQGGMILIVPQGRHAVRLGNDAEIRQQVKVEKGSIYSVTFSAARTCAQLESLNVSVPPASQTIDLQTLYNVQGWDPYAWAFEAEEDDAMLVFRNPGMEDDPTCGPIIDDVAMKKLFTPDRPKDNAVINGDFEEGPWMFPNISLGVLLPTNLDEETSSLPGWIVESNRAVRYIDSYHYAVPQGKRAIELVSGKEGIISQMVETSPNKPYTLTFSLGHANDKCKQPLGIMAFAGDQAQNVHYTPNSNSTFQTAGVNFTAKAERTRIAFYSVYYNTRTDDMSSLCGPVVDDVRVWFSGSWRNGLGGSGRVALGLAFWAFVWVLV from the exons ATGGGTCGGAGCTCCTCATCTCACAAATGGGTCTTACCGACGCTGCTTCTTCTCGGTCATTTGGCTGCTGAAATCTCAGCAGATGATG GGCCGGTGCCAAACGGAGATTTTGAACTGACCCCATCGGGCGGCTTTTCAAACGACGGTGCCGTAGACGGACCCGCCGGGATCCCCAGCTGGAAAGCAAACGGCACCGTCGAGCTTGTTGAATCCGGGCAGAAACAGGGTGGGATGATCCTCATCGTACCGCAAGGTAGACACGCGGTGAGGCTCGGAAACGACGCCGAAATAAGACAGCAAGTGAAGGTGGAGAAAGGGTCGATATACTCGGTGACTTTCAGCGCGGCTCGCACGTGCGCACAGCTGGAGTCGCTGAACGTGTCCGTGCCACCTGCGTCGCAGACGATAGACCTGCAGACCTTGTACAACGTGCAGGGGTGGGACCCCTACGCGTGGGCCTTCGAGGCGGAGGAGGATGATGCGATGTTGGTCTTCAGGAATCCCGGCATGGAGGATGACCCCACGTGTGGGCCCATCATCGATGACGTTGCTATGAAGAAACTCTTTACCCCTGATAGGCCCAAAG ACAACGCAGTGATCAATGGTGATTTTGAGGAAGGTCCATGGAtgtttccaaacatctcactcGGAGTCCTGCTCCCAACCAACCTCGACGAAGAAACTTCTTCTTTACCCGGTTGGATCGTCGAGTCCAACCGGGCTGTTAGGTACATAGACTCGTACCATTACGCAGTGCCACAAGGCAAACGGGCCATTGAATTGGTATCTGGAAAAGAAGGCATCATTTCCCAAATGGTTGAAACTTCACCAAACAAGCCCTACACCTTGACCTTCTCATTAGGCCATGCTAATGACAAATGCAAGCAGCCTCTCGGCATCATGGCATTCGCCGGAGACCAGGCGCAAAACGTCCATTACACACCGAATTCCAACAGCACGTTCCAAACCGCCGGCGTGAATTTCACGGCCAAGGCTGAGAGGACAAGGATTGCATTCTACAGTGTGTATTACAACACCAGGACTGATGACATGAGCTCACTCTGTGGGCCTGTGGTGGATGATGTTCGGGTTTGGTTCTCCGGGTCATGGAGAAATGGGCTCGGTGGGTCGGGCCGGGTGGCACTTGGGCTTGCTTTCTGGGCTTTTGTGTGGGTTTTGGTTTAG
- the LOC137726266 gene encoding phospho-N-acetylmuramoyl-pentapeptide-transferase homolog, which yields MTSPSSCSLTRLRHLSPLQLSRSRHCSPSLCTAIRRRSVSAFSFGSSGVRYDLQLIRRRNGRQFRYNSVDFGSFDSEAADIAPLDDWGGGHEDSTGYIMYSSGEDSDGEFVVTPVADIDLPAITVSTDDAMTVTAHRLAMLGRQRRKHRVRHGVLLNMGLILFLVMLLLYVDSCAWRIVRLPLAPFHLTCPFFVSAVLASCAGYVCVPLLYVLKIRQIIRKEGPARHSLKKRTPTMGGLFFIPIGVIVAKFIAGFSSVEVSGAAAATLAFAAIGLLDDILSLFKRHNTGLSAWTKIILEVAVGTWFSYWLHTANISSPYGMKLLVPLPALGLVFLGKCYLMLASFCFVSMGNGVNLTDGLDGLAGGSAALAFAGMSIAVLPICSDLAIFGASMAGACVGFLLHNRYKASVFMGDTGSLALGGGLAAMACCTGMFFPLFISSGVFVMEASSVVLQVLYFKTTKRLHGAGRRLFRMAPFHHHLELCGLKEPVIVAGAYVISSSLALCAGYLGLVSA from the exons ATGACGTCACCATCATCTTGTTCTCTCACTCGCCTCCGGCACCTCTCTCCTCTCCAACTCTCTCGCTCCCGCCACTGCTCCCCCTCGCTCTGCACCGCCATTCGCCGCCGATCCGTTTCGGCCTTTTCGTTCGGGAGCTCCGGTGTCCGATACGATCTTCAG TTGATTCGGCGGAGAAATGGGCGCCAATTCCGATACAATTCTGTTGATTTCGGGTCTTTCGATTCG GAAGCAGCTGATATAGCACCACTTGATGACTGGGGGGGCGGCCATGAAGACTCTACAGGGTACATAATGTATTCCAGTGGTGAAGATAGTGATGGAGAGTTCGTAGTAACTCCCGTAGCTGATATTGATTTGCCTGCCATCACTGTATCAACTGATGATGCTATGACTGTCACTGCTCATCGGCTTGCAATGCTTGGAAGGCAGCGTAGGAAACACAG GGTTAGACATGGAGTATTGCTCAATATGGGACTGATACTGTTCTTAGTGATGTTACTTTTATATGTGGATTCATGTGCATGGAGGATTGTTAGACTACCTTTGGCCCCATTTCACTTGACCTGCCCTTTTTTTGTATCAGCCGTTTTAGCTTCATGCGCAGGATATGTTTGTGTTCCCCTACTTTATGTTTTGAAGATTCGTCAAATTATCAGAAAAGAAGGGCCTGCACGGCACTCCTTAAAGAAAAGAACTCCCACGATGGGTGGATTATTTTTTATACCAATCGGTGTAATTGTTGCGAAATTTATTGCTGGGTTTTCTTCTGTTGAAGTTTCTGGAGCAGCTGCAGCAACTCTTGCATTTGCTGCAATTGGTCTGCTTGATGATATCTTAAGCCTCTTCAAGAGACATAACACTGGTTTATCTGCATGGACAAAAATTATTTTGGAG GTAGCTGTTGGAACCTGGTTTTCGTATTGGTTGCATACCGCAAATATATCATCACCCTATGGCAT GAAACTGTTGGTTCCTTTACCTGCACTAGGGCTTGTGTTCCTGggaaaatgttatttaatgttggcTTCATTCTGTTTCGTTTCTATGGGAAATGGGGTTAACTTAACAGATGGTCTTGATGGTCTGGCTGGAGGGTCTGCTGCATTGGCTTTTGCAGGAATGTCGATCGCAGTGCTTCCAATATGTTCTG ACCTTGCTATATTTGGAGCATCAATGGCAGGAGCTTGTGTCGGTTTTCTTTTGCACAACCGATACAAGGCAtctgtattcatgggtgatacCGGATCCCTGGCACTCGGTGGAGGGTTAGCTGCAATGGCTTGTTGCACGGGGATGTTCTTCCCCTTATTTATTTCATCTGGAGTCTTTGTCATGGAAGCCTCATCGGTTGTTTTGCAG GTATTATACTTCAAGACAACCAAGCGTTTACACGGAGCTGGGCGCCGGCTCTTCCGAATGGCACCCTTCCATCACCACCTTGAACTATGTGGATTAAAAGAACCAGTCATTGTTGCTGGTGCTTACGTTATATCGTCCTCACTGGCGTTGTGTGCTGGCTATCTCGGCCTCGTTTCTGC